A genomic window from Sporosarcina sp. Marseille-Q4063 includes:
- a CDS encoding tRNA-dihydrouridine synthase: MEDVTDVVFRHVISEAARPDVFFTEFTNTESYCHPDGRASVRGRLTFTEDEQPIVAHIWGDKPELFEQMSIDMKKLGFKGIDLNMGCPVQNVAAKGKGAGLIRRPEVAAEIIQAAKAGGLPVSVKTRLGYVDLDEWRDWLGHIFKQGIANLSIHLRTKKEMSKVDAHWELIPEINKMRDEIAPNTLLTINGDIPDRATGLKLVEQYGVDGVMIGRGVFTNPFAFEKEPREHSVEEFLDLLFLQLDLHDKYSNEIEPRPFKALLRFFKIYIRGFKGAGELRNQLMDTKSTDDVRRMVKLFLDKE, encoded by the coding sequence ATGGAAGATGTCACGGACGTTGTGTTTCGTCACGTCATTAGTGAAGCAGCAAGGCCAGATGTTTTTTTCACAGAATTTACAAACACTGAAAGCTATTGTCACCCTGACGGAAGAGCTAGTGTACGAGGTCGTTTAACATTCACAGAAGATGAACAACCGATTGTCGCTCATATTTGGGGCGATAAGCCTGAGTTATTTGAACAAATGAGTATCGATATGAAAAAACTCGGGTTTAAAGGAATCGATTTAAATATGGGATGCCCAGTACAAAATGTGGCGGCAAAAGGAAAAGGTGCTGGATTAATACGTCGTCCAGAAGTGGCAGCGGAAATTATTCAAGCAGCAAAAGCTGGTGGATTGCCAGTTAGTGTTAAAACAAGATTAGGCTATGTCGACCTTGATGAATGGCGCGATTGGTTAGGTCATATATTCAAACAAGGTATTGCGAACCTATCCATTCACCTTCGTACGAAAAAAGAAATGAGTAAAGTAGATGCACACTGGGAACTAATCCCTGAAATAAATAAAATGCGAGATGAAATTGCACCAAATACACTGTTGACAATTAATGGAGACATTCCTGACCGTGCTACAGGATTAAAATTAGTAGAACAATACGGTGTTGATGGCGTAATGATTGGTCGCGGCGTTTTCACGAATCCATTTGCTTTTGAAAAAGAACCTAGAGAACATAGTGTGGAGGAATTTCTCGATCTATTATTTTTACAGTTAGATCTCCACGATAAATATTCAAATGAAATAGAACCACGTCCATTTAAAGCTCTTCTACGATTTTTCAAAATCTATATTCGTGGATTTAAAGGAGCAGGCGAACTCAGAAACCAACTAATGGATACAAAGTCAACCGATGACGTACGTCGTATGGTAAAACTGTTTTTAGATAAAGAATAA
- a CDS encoding cation:dicarboxylate symporter family transporter, with product MKRKFKFPLAYQILVGLILGIIVGAVFYGNPAIETYLQPLGTMFINMIKMIVVPIIISTLIVGVAGTGDIKQLGKLGGKTMLYFQVVSLIAIVVGLSAANIFKPGEGIDMSSLAKGDIDQYVQTTENVQNEGIMDVLVGIVPSNIVDSMANADMLPLIFFSVLFGLGIASIGERGKPVLAFFQGTADAMFWVTNLIMKFAPIGVFGLIGVTVSKFGLSSLIPLGKLMILVYVTMIFFVVVVLGVISKMVGSSIFTTIKLLKDELLLAYSTASSETVLPRLMQKMEKKGCPKDIVSFVIPTGYSFNLDGSTLYQALAAIFIAQMYNINLSVMEQITLVLVLMVTSNGIAGVPGVSFVVLLATLGTVGIPLEGLAFIAGVDRLLDMGRTVVNVLGNATATIVISKSEGRFKPAESEDYNINPAEELA from the coding sequence ATGAAAAGAAAATTTAAATTTCCTTTAGCCTATCAAATCCTAGTCGGATTAATATTAGGGATTATTGTTGGTGCAGTTTTTTACGGAAACCCTGCAATTGAAACTTATTTGCAGCCGCTCGGAACAATGTTTATTAATATGATTAAAATGATTGTTGTTCCAATTATTATATCTACGTTAATTGTCGGCGTAGCTGGGACTGGAGATATCAAACAATTAGGCAAACTCGGCGGGAAAACAATGTTATATTTCCAAGTTGTTTCTTTAATAGCAATTGTTGTCGGATTATCGGCAGCAAATATCTTTAAGCCGGGTGAAGGCATCGATATGTCATCACTTGCTAAAGGCGATATTGATCAATATGTTCAAACGACAGAAAATGTGCAAAATGAAGGAATTATGGATGTTTTGGTGGGCATTGTGCCAAGTAATATTGTGGATTCGATGGCAAATGCGGATATGCTTCCACTAATTTTCTTTTCGGTATTATTCGGGTTAGGGATTGCGTCGATCGGAGAGAGAGGAAAACCTGTTTTGGCGTTTTTCCAGGGAACGGCAGATGCGATGTTCTGGGTGACGAATCTAATTATGAAATTTGCACCAATTGGTGTATTTGGGTTAATTGGCGTGACTGTTTCAAAATTCGGTTTAAGCTCGTTAATCCCGCTTGGTAAATTAATGATTCTCGTTTATGTAACGATGATTTTCTTCGTTGTTGTTGTACTTGGTGTCATTTCAAAGATGGTAGGGTCAAGTATTTTTACGACAATCAAATTATTAAAAGATGAATTACTCTTAGCGTATTCCACTGCAAGTTCAGAAACAGTATTGCCAAGATTGATGCAGAAAATGGAGAAGAAAGGTTGTCCAAAAGACATTGTCTCCTTCGTTATTCCAACGGGGTATTCATTTAACTTAGACGGCTCTACACTCTATCAAGCACTTGCAGCAATTTTCATTGCACAAATGTATAATATAAACTTGAGTGTTATGGAACAAATTACATTAGTTTTAGTCTTGATGGTCACATCTAATGGAATTGCAGGCGTGCCAGGGGTTTCCTTTGTCGTTCTGCTAGCGACACTCGGAACAGTCGGAATCCCACTTGAAGGTCTTGCATTCATTGCCGGTGTCGACAGACTTCTTGACATGGGTAGAACAGTCGTAAACGTACTTGGAAATGCAACAGCAACAATTGTTATTTCAAAATCCGAAGGCCGCTTCAAACCTGCGGAAAGCGAAGATTATAATATAAATCCAGCTGAGGAACTCGCGTAA
- a CDS encoding response regulator — MRYFIVDDDTASRRMLAQIITEGGLGAVIGEAESGKKSLSFILSTRPDFVLIDFLMPELDGIETIEQLQNEGFQGQFIMISQVVNKEMVGEAYERGVEYFIHKPINRIEVSSILKKTAEQFQLKNSLLQIRESLVNLGPNTNTKTKTQRNVKETVLSILNDMGIVGEAGSDDIVSMIEILMENGDYNAQVPSLKELYEAVAKKMGAKNVEKECKAIEQRIRRTIIAAVNNLASLGSIDYTNPEFEYYAPRYFDFGEIRSRMKQIQENDDTPMKVKINSRKFLQMLYREVIDKYNQP; from the coding sequence CTGCGATATTTTATTGTAGATGATGATACAGCAAGCCGTCGAATGTTAGCGCAAATTATAACTGAGGGCGGTCTTGGTGCAGTGATAGGTGAAGCGGAGAGTGGGAAAAAGTCACTTTCTTTTATCCTTTCAACGCGGCCTGATTTTGTATTAATTGACTTTTTAATGCCGGAATTAGATGGAATTGAAACGATTGAACAGTTACAAAATGAGGGGTTTCAAGGACAATTTATTATGATTTCTCAAGTTGTAAATAAAGAAATGGTAGGGGAGGCTTATGAAAGAGGTGTAGAATACTTTATACATAAACCGATTAATCGTATTGAAGTGTCTAGTATTTTAAAGAAGACGGCTGAACAATTCCAACTAAAAAATTCTTTATTGCAAATCCGAGAATCATTAGTGAATCTCGGTCCGAATACGAATACGAAGACAAAAACGCAAAGAAACGTGAAAGAAACTGTCCTCTCCATTTTAAATGATATGGGAATAGTCGGTGAAGCAGGAAGCGATGATATCGTATCGATGATTGAAATTCTAATGGAAAATGGGGATTATAACGCTCAGGTGCCTTCATTAAAAGAATTATATGAAGCAGTCGCAAAAAAAATGGGTGCCAAAAACGTGGAAAAAGAATGTAAAGCCATTGAACAACGGATCCGAAGAACAATTATTGCTGCTGTAAACAACTTAGCTTCATTAGGCTCAATTGATTACACCAATCCAGAATTCGAATATTACGCGCCTCGCTATTTTGACTTCGGGGAAATTAGAAGTCGCATGAAGCAGATTCAAGAGAATGATGATACGCCAATGAAAGTGAAAATAAATAGCCGGAAGTTCCTTCAAATGTTGTATCGTGAAGTTATTGATAAATACAATCAACCTTAA
- the glgA gene encoding glycogen synthase GlgA codes for MEKILFVASECTPFVKTGGLADVIGSLPQALQTNERVDVRVILPLYDEIDGEWREQMTYHTSFNVEFGWRNQEVRIYTLTHQNILYYFVSNPYYFTRKGIYGYYDDGERFVFFSHAVIEALHHLDFTPDILHAHDWQAGIAVALAKIKQPIAHMKTVFTIHNIKYQGLMKLDTYSDFFQLPDEHIAGMEWNGMLNCLKSALFHADKITTVSPTYAEEIKDPYFSEGLESILLEREADLVGILNGIDTKEYNPLTDPAVPVPFRSSRIKKKENKLLIQERVGLPIDADKPLYTIITRLVEQKGLHLVEHILDAFLENDVQLIILGTGDAEFEHFFREAVDRHPNKLVTMLTFDEALARQLYAASDFFIMPSLFEPCGLAQLIALQYKSVPIVRETGGLKDTVHAYNEVTDEGNGFSFTNYNAHDLLTVLNYSLSIFHQPVQWTKLGQNVNKSRFSWKESAHEYTALYRRLIESKMPHDEGEGVDRLKFQVQEV; via the coding sequence ATGGAAAAAATATTATTTGTCGCATCAGAATGCACACCCTTTGTTAAAACAGGCGGACTTGCAGATGTAATCGGGTCTCTTCCGCAAGCGTTGCAAACGAATGAAAGAGTCGATGTACGTGTGATTTTGCCTCTTTATGATGAAATCGACGGGGAATGGCGGGAACAAATGACCTACCATACCTCTTTCAATGTGGAATTCGGCTGGCGTAATCAGGAAGTACGCATTTATACGTTAACCCATCAAAACATACTGTATTATTTTGTTTCGAATCCGTATTATTTCACGAGAAAAGGGATCTACGGCTATTATGATGACGGGGAGCGCTTTGTCTTTTTTAGCCATGCGGTGATAGAAGCACTCCATCATCTCGACTTTACACCAGATATCTTGCACGCGCATGACTGGCAAGCAGGAATCGCTGTCGCGCTTGCAAAAATTAAACAGCCGATTGCCCATATGAAAACCGTGTTTACAATCCATAACATAAAGTACCAAGGTCTCATGAAACTGGATACCTATTCCGACTTCTTCCAATTACCAGATGAACACATCGCGGGAATGGAATGGAACGGTATGTTGAATTGCCTGAAGAGCGCCCTGTTTCATGCAGATAAAATCACGACAGTGAGCCCGACTTATGCGGAGGAGATCAAGGACCCCTACTTTAGCGAGGGGCTCGAATCGATTCTATTAGAAAGAGAAGCGGACTTGGTGGGAATATTAAACGGGATTGATACAAAAGAATATAATCCATTAACGGACCCTGCCGTTCCTGTACCTTTTCGATCTTCAAGAATTAAAAAGAAAGAAAACAAGTTACTTATACAGGAAAGAGTTGGCTTGCCGATTGACGCGGATAAGCCGCTATACACAATCATTACCCGGCTAGTTGAACAAAAGGGGTTGCATCTAGTGGAACATATTTTAGATGCGTTTCTTGAAAATGACGTTCAACTAATTATTTTAGGGACCGGGGATGCCGAATTTGAACACTTTTTCAGAGAAGCTGTTGACCGCCATCCCAATAAATTAGTGACCATGTTGACATTTGATGAGGCGTTGGCCCGTCAATTATATGCAGCATCAGACTTTTTTATCATGCCATCATTATTTGAACCTTGCGGATTGGCGCAGCTTATTGCCTTGCAGTATAAATCCGTGCCGATTGTACGTGAAACTGGGGGGCTAAAAGATACCGTTCATGCCTATAATGAGGTGACGGATGAAGGAAATGGTTTTAGTTTTACGAATTATAATGCACATGACCTCTTGACTGTTTTGAACTATTCGTTATCAATCTTTCATCAGCCCGTGCAGTGGACGAAACTAGGTCAGAATGTGAATAAAAGTCGATTTAGCTGGAAAGAATCAGCACATGAATACACGGCGCTTTACCGCAGATTAATAGAAAGTAAAATGCCACACGACGAAGGTGAAGGTGTGGACAGATTGAAGTTTCAGGTGCAAGAAGTTTAA
- a CDS encoding SDR family oxidoreductase has translation MNKKIAVITGAGSGLGASLAKKYAEDGYHVCLLGRTEDKLERTAKGIPNEDPSIFQVDVSSKQEVSQVFTKIKENFGTVDVLVNNAGVGVFDLAENLSEEAVHQMIDINLKGTIFCTQEVLSDMKERNSGSILNIVSTAGLEGKKTESVYCASKFGIRGFHESLLAELEETDIHVFGAYMGGMKTEFWDGIFDASQTAGLMDPEDIADIIYHNAKERRNLNVEQVVIKNHGI, from the coding sequence TTGAATAAAAAGATTGCTGTAATTACCGGTGCTGGAAGCGGATTAGGCGCATCGCTTGCGAAAAAATATGCGGAAGACGGGTATCATGTTTGTTTACTCGGAAGAACAGAAGATAAATTAGAGCGTACTGCGAAAGGTATACCAAACGAAGATCCTTCAATTTTCCAAGTAGACGTATCCTCTAAACAGGAAGTCTCTCAAGTTTTCACAAAGATTAAAGAAAACTTCGGCACTGTAGATGTGCTTGTAAATAATGCAGGAGTCGGCGTGTTTGATTTAGCGGAAAATTTATCAGAAGAAGCGGTCCATCAAATGATAGACATCAACTTAAAAGGCACGATATTCTGTACGCAAGAAGTACTCTCTGACATGAAAGAAAGGAACAGCGGCAGCATTTTAAACATCGTTTCCACGGCTGGATTAGAAGGAAAAAAGACGGAATCCGTTTACTGTGCAAGTAAGTTTGGTATACGCGGATTCCACGAAAGTCTGCTCGCCGAGCTAGAAGAAACAGACATTCACGTATTCGGCGCCTATATGGGCGGCATGAAAACAGAATTCTGGGACGGCATTTTTGACGCATCTCAAACAGCGGGATTAATGGATCCGGAAGACATTGCTGACATCATCTACCATAACGCAAAAGAACGAAGAAATTTGAATGTGGAGCAAGTCGTGATTAAGAATCATGGAATTTAA
- a CDS encoding sensor histidine kinase, producing MINNLFNNNFKRSDGLYLVFIALLTAIASEIKVIPFNGDAFRFGLGSIAFFLLILIRPPASLIRTGLITGLTVVCFRLFGDMLHQTDLAVSLKTHSPVLLFYFLYALGLNFIKIEQYKTSPLLLGAWAAGFEFIGNSAEQLARLLLLSGVNVTFHEWILLGGVAVLRSYFVVGLYSSIIISEHKKRMQETLSLGSELYAETLYLQKSMDHIEQITASSHDLYRRLKKKELHELSVQALLIAQEIHEVKKDSQRIFAGLSKMTNEKRNENFFLSDLIDLVMTSNKKYSELLKKNITFHELISSDFETNQQIPLLALLNNITANAVESIKNKGEIILELFEEGETTYFIIKDSGDGIPKEDISIIFEPGYTTKFSVQGVAATGIGLSHVQEIIRTLKGQIRIETPGNGTVFRIEIPTENIRK from the coding sequence TTGATAAATAACCTTTTCAATAATAATTTCAAAAGAAGTGATGGGTTATACTTAGTGTTTATAGCGCTGTTGACTGCTATTGCGAGCGAAATAAAAGTGATTCCTTTTAATGGTGATGCTTTTCGTTTCGGATTGGGCAGTATTGCTTTCTTTCTGCTAATTCTTATTCGACCTCCGGCATCTCTGATCCGTACGGGTCTAATTACGGGTCTAACAGTCGTTTGTTTTCGGTTATTTGGCGACATGCTTCATCAAACAGACTTGGCTGTGAGTTTAAAAACTCATTCGCCTGTTTTGCTATTTTATTTTTTATATGCACTCGGATTGAACTTTATCAAAATAGAGCAGTATAAAACGTCTCCACTTCTCCTAGGAGCATGGGCTGCTGGATTTGAGTTTATTGGAAATAGTGCAGAGCAACTTGCGAGATTGTTGTTATTAAGTGGTGTGAATGTAACGTTTCATGAATGGATACTATTAGGGGGAGTCGCAGTACTGCGGAGTTATTTTGTCGTTGGTCTGTATAGCTCGATTATTATTTCGGAACATAAGAAACGGATGCAGGAGACGCTTAGTCTTGGTTCTGAATTGTATGCGGAAACCTTGTATTTGCAGAAATCGATGGATCATATCGAACAAATTACCGCCTCCAGTCATGATTTATATAGAAGATTAAAAAAGAAAGAGCTTCATGAGTTGAGTGTACAAGCATTACTTATCGCGCAAGAAATTCATGAGGTAAAAAAAGATTCGCAGCGGATTTTTGCGGGGCTATCTAAAATGACAAATGAAAAAAGAAATGAAAACTTCTTTTTGTCCGATCTAATTGATTTAGTAATGACTTCAAATAAAAAATATAGTGAGTTATTAAAGAAAAATATTACTTTTCATGAATTAATATCGAGTGATTTTGAAACGAATCAACAAATCCCTCTTCTTGCTTTATTGAATAATATTACAGCAAATGCTGTTGAATCGATTAAGAATAAAGGTGAAATCATTTTAGAGTTATTTGAAGAAGGAGAAACTACTTATTTTATTATTAAAGATTCTGGAGATGGAATTCCAAAAGAGGATATTTCCATTATTTTTGAACCTGGTTATACGACAAAGTTTAGCGTTCAAGGGGTGGCGGCGACAGGAATCGGTTTGTCGCATGTTCAAGAAATTATTCGAACATTAAAAGGTCAAATTCGAATAGAAACACCAGGAAATGGAACGGTCTTTCGAATCGAAATTCCAACTGAAAATATTAGAAAGTGA
- a CDS encoding glycogen/starch/alpha-glucan phosphorylase → MPELTVDEFIDKMGHKLKQETGKDLHDARNSDIYYVIASIVNEEMMPQWEATTKKYEEKMNKQVYYLSMEFLIGSLLKSNLLNCEMLDISNQALQKLGFNPEEVYGQEHDAGLGNGGLGRLAACFLDSLASLKYAGHGFGIRYRYGLFEQRIIHGNQIELPDNWLKNPYPWETRRADEAVSINFRGDVSMFQKQDGNLEFKYENTDKVMAVPYDIPIIGYQNGVTNTLRLWSAEPVKAHEDFADESSNYYHELDHQHSIEQISGYLYPDDSQYEGKELRLKQQYFLVSASLQQIIKTYQQNNQKSLKHLAEKVVIQINDTHPTLAIPELMRILLDEAKFSWDNAWKVTTKVIAYTNHTTLSEAFEKWPVEMMKQLLPRIYMIIDEINERFCKGIWFDHQELREDIPELAVIADGQIHMARLAIVGSFSVNGVAKLHTEILKKQEMKHFYSLFPERFNNKTNGITHRRWLLQANPKLSALITESIGSQWIQRPNQLINLLKYSSDQPFLEKVNQVKLENKQILAKLIHDRTGILVDDQSIFDVQVKRLHEYKRQLLKVFHIMYLYDQLKACPNMDITPRTFIFGAKAAPSYHLAKEVIKLIHKVATIVNNDPDIRDKLKVVFIENYNVSLAERIIPAADVSEQISTAGKEASGTGNMKLMMNGALTVGTLDGANVEIKQEVGNQNIFIFGLKSDEVIQYNNQGGYRAMDLYHSDDRISRILDQLNNGFGTDEIEFKDIYYNILYNNDPYFVLKDFEPYLEIQEHVEQVYRDKLKWLSMSVTNIAYSGKFSSDRTIKEYATEIWKVKPV, encoded by the coding sequence TTGCCTGAACTAACAGTAGATGAGTTTATTGATAAAATGGGTCATAAATTAAAACAAGAAACGGGAAAAGATCTACACGATGCTCGTAATAGCGATATTTATTATGTAATTGCTTCTATTGTAAATGAAGAAATGATGCCGCAATGGGAAGCTACAACAAAGAAGTATGAAGAAAAAATGAATAAACAAGTTTACTATTTATCTATGGAGTTTTTAATTGGCAGTTTGCTCAAAAGCAATTTGCTTAATTGCGAGATGCTGGATATTTCAAATCAAGCCCTTCAAAAGCTCGGTTTCAATCCGGAAGAAGTATATGGTCAGGAGCATGATGCTGGTTTAGGAAACGGTGGATTAGGCCGTTTAGCAGCATGTTTCCTTGATTCGTTAGCTTCACTGAAATATGCTGGTCATGGTTTTGGCATCAGATACCGTTATGGTTTATTTGAACAGCGAATTATTCATGGAAATCAGATTGAACTCCCTGATAATTGGTTAAAGAACCCGTATCCATGGGAAACCAGGCGGGCGGATGAAGCGGTTAGTATTAATTTTCGCGGGGATGTCAGCATGTTTCAGAAACAAGATGGCAATCTTGAATTTAAATATGAAAATACGGACAAAGTAATGGCTGTTCCGTATGATATTCCCATTATCGGTTATCAAAATGGCGTCACGAATACACTCAGGCTTTGGAGTGCCGAACCGGTAAAAGCGCATGAAGACTTTGCAGATGAAAGTTCAAATTATTACCATGAACTGGATCATCAGCATTCGATTGAACAAATTTCCGGTTATCTGTATCCGGATGATTCCCAATATGAAGGGAAAGAGCTGCGATTAAAGCAACAATACTTTCTTGTTTCCGCGAGTTTGCAACAAATCATAAAAACCTACCAGCAAAATAATCAAAAGTCTCTAAAGCACTTGGCAGAAAAGGTTGTCATACAAATAAATGATACGCATCCAACTTTGGCAATCCCGGAACTTATGCGAATATTGTTAGACGAAGCTAAATTCAGCTGGGATAATGCTTGGAAGGTAACGACAAAAGTCATCGCTTACACGAATCATACGACATTAAGTGAGGCATTTGAAAAATGGCCGGTAGAGATGATGAAGCAGCTATTACCAAGAATTTATATGATTATTGATGAAATTAATGAACGATTTTGTAAAGGGATTTGGTTTGACCATCAGGAATTAAGGGAGGATATTCCCGAGCTGGCAGTTATAGCTGATGGACAGATTCACATGGCGCGTCTGGCGATTGTAGGTAGTTTTAGTGTAAATGGTGTAGCCAAATTACATACGGAAATATTAAAAAAACAGGAAATGAAGCACTTTTATTCACTTTTCCCTGAACGTTTTAATAATAAGACGAATGGAATTACCCACCGCCGCTGGTTGCTACAGGCAAATCCAAAACTATCAGCACTTATCACGGAATCTATAGGCTCACAATGGATTCAGCGTCCGAATCAGCTAATCAACCTGTTAAAGTATTCGAGTGATCAGCCTTTTTTAGAAAAGGTCAATCAAGTAAAACTTGAAAATAAACAGATTTTGGCTAAGCTCATCCATGACCGTACAGGTATTCTAGTGGATGATCAATCGATTTTTGACGTGCAAGTAAAACGATTGCATGAATATAAGCGGCAATTGCTGAAGGTTTTTCACATAATGTACTTGTATGATCAGTTAAAAGCCTGCCCGAATATGGATATCACACCACGGACTTTTATATTCGGAGCAAAAGCAGCACCAAGTTATCATTTAGCCAAAGAGGTTATTAAACTCATTCATAAGGTCGCAACGATTGTAAATAACGATCCGGATATCCGAGATAAGCTAAAAGTCGTTTTTATAGAGAATTACAATGTGAGTCTAGCAGAACGCATCATACCTGCCGCCGATGTTAGTGAACAAATTTCAACAGCCGGGAAAGAAGCGTCAGGCACAGGGAATATGAAGCTGATGATGAATGGTGCTTTAACCGTCGGCACATTGGATGGTGCGAATGTTGAAATTAAACAAGAAGTCGGGAATCAAAACATTTTCATTTTCGGCTTAAAATCTGATGAAGTCATACAGTATAATAATCAAGGCGGCTATCGCGCAATGGATTTATATCATAGTGATGACCGTATCAGCAGGATTCTTGATCAATTAAATAATGGATTCGGCACCGATGAAATTGAATTTAAAGATATCTACTACAATATTCTGTATAACAATGATCCTTATTTTGTGTTAAAAGACTTCGAACCTTATTTGGAAATACAAGAGCATGTGGAGCAAGTATACCGAGATAAATTAAAATGGCTCTCCATGAGCGTGACGAACATCGCGTATTCAGGCAAGTTTTCAAGCGACCGAACAATCAAGGAATACGCAACAGAGATATGGAAGGTCAAGCCGGTGTAA
- a CDS encoding DUF3899 domain-containing protein: protein MKKVFFTSLLAAPMLLFFCMLLFSSTNLVHLLDFIFYIGLVLLLIGSVMLILQAGFFNAFITTSKHFFSTISKREQSIRRFEGKNRGKASYKKEYPLLKKILLLGVVYFSFSLIGSIVIVFLRY, encoded by the coding sequence ATGAAAAAAGTTTTTTTTACATCCCTGCTCGCCGCACCTATGCTGTTGTTTTTCTGTATGCTGCTATTCTCATCAACGAATCTTGTCCACTTGTTGGATTTCATCTTTTATATCGGGCTCGTTCTTTTATTAATTGGTAGCGTGATGTTAATCCTTCAAGCTGGATTTTTCAATGCCTTTATTACTACTTCCAAACACTTCTTTTCCACTATTAGTAAAAGAGAGCAATCTATACGGCGCTTCGAAGGAAAAAATAGGGGAAAAGCAAGTTATAAAAAAGAGTACCCCCTTTTAAAAAAGATTTTATTGCTTGGCGTTGTTTATTTTTCATTTAGTCTCATCGGTTCAATCGTTATTGTCTTTTTAAGGTATTGA
- a CDS encoding carbon starvation protein A produces the protein MATFLGSIILLLAGYAVYSKVIEKAFKIDDTRETPAYTVNDGMDYVPMSWWKGWLIQLLNIAGLGPIFGAVAGALYGPVAFIWIVFGSIFAGGVHDYFSGMLSLKHKGAQFPQIVGKYLGTFARKSIVIISLILMILVTAAFTAGPAQLIAQITPIPFIGALVIVFAYFFIAAVMPINKIIGKIYPIFGAIIIFMAVAVGVVLLFGNYTIPNLTLSNLHPGELPVWPLLMVTISCGALSGFHSTQSPIVSRTMKKESEGRKIFYGAMIGEGVIALVWAAAGMTFFGGTGGLQAALAAGGPAGVINEMSSTMLGTFGGILAILAVIILPITTGDTALRSSRMIIMESVSKWFDPDKKRTVVMATVVLGVPAFLLSTIDYSFLWRYVGGTNQLTATIMLWVVVSYLLKEGRAHAHILAGIPALFMTGVVATYFLYAPEGLNLDYTLSITIGGIITFIVFLMYIRQIVRHREIAVKNVVVETNN, from the coding sequence ATGGCTACTTTTTTAGGATCGATTATTTTATTACTAGCCGGGTACGCGGTTTATTCGAAAGTGATCGAGAAAGCATTTAAGATTGATGATACTCGTGAAACGCCCGCGTATACCGTAAATGACGGTATGGATTATGTACCGATGAGCTGGTGGAAAGGGTGGTTAATCCAACTATTAAATATTGCTGGGTTAGGACCTATTTTCGGGGCGGTTGCAGGTGCATTGTACGGGCCTGTGGCATTTATATGGATTGTCTTTGGTTCGATTTTTGCAGGAGGGGTTCATGATTACTTCTCAGGCATGTTATCTTTAAAACATAAGGGCGCACAGTTTCCACAAATTGTGGGAAAATACTTAGGAACCTTTGCTCGGAAATCGATTGTTATCATTTCACTAATTTTAATGATTTTAGTAACTGCAGCCTTTACAGCAGGACCGGCACAGTTAATCGCTCAAATTACACCGATTCCCTTTATAGGTGCATTAGTGATTGTTTTTGCTTACTTCTTCATCGCAGCAGTTATGCCTATAAATAAAATTATCGGTAAAATCTATCCGATCTTTGGTGCAATCATTATCTTTATGGCGGTTGCGGTAGGGGTGGTTCTGCTGTTTGGTAATTATACAATTCCCAATTTGACCTTAAGTAATTTACATCCTGGGGAGTTGCCGGTTTGGCCATTATTGATGGTGACGATTTCTTGCGGAGCACTTTCAGGTTTCCACTCAACGCAAAGTCCGATTGTTTCTAGAACGATGAAAAAAGAGTCAGAAGGCCGCAAAATCTTTTACGGTGCAATGATTGGAGAAGGTGTGATCGCACTCGTTTGGGCAGCAGCGGGAATGACGTTTTTCGGTGGAACAGGTGGACTTCAAGCAGCTCTTGCGGCGGGTGGTCCGGCAGGTGTCATTAATGAAATGTCTTCAACGATGCTTGGTACATTCGGAGGGATTTTAGCCATCCTTGCAGTGATTATTTTACCGATAACGACAGGGGATACTGCGCTTCGTTCTTCAAGAATGATTATTATGGAGTCAGTATCGAAATGGTTTGATCCAGACAAAAAACGTACAGTTGTCATGGCGACTGTTGTGCTTGGTGTTCCAGCATTTTTATTATCAACGATTGACTACTCATTTTTATGGAGATATGTAGGCGGGACAAACCAGCTTACGGCTACCATCATGTTATGGGTTGTCGTTTCTTATTTGCTGAAAGAAGGACGGGCACATGCGCATATACTCGCGGGGATTCCAGCACTCTTTATGACAGGTGTCGTCGCAACTTACTTCTTATACGCACCTGAAGGATTGAACTTGGATTACACACTTTCGATTACTATCGGTGGTATTATCACATTTATTGTGTTTTTAATGTACATTCGACAAATTGTTCGCCATCGAGAGATTGCAGTGAAAAATGTAGTAGTAGAAACGAACAATTAA